The following proteins are encoded in a genomic region of Amia ocellicauda isolate fAmiCal2 chromosome 6, fAmiCal2.hap1, whole genome shotgun sequence:
- the LOC136751652 gene encoding stonustoxin subunit beta has protein sequence MSLSGEPEAGDGVMGPETKSFDSGESRSRRRLLKYVCRLTLDPNTVHRRLSLSKGNRKATWGSEEQPQPDHIERFDCYDQVLCREGLTGLCYWEAEWSGEWADIGVTCKGISREGSHADCRLGRNDKSWSLSCEGSNCSAWHNNNHTDMPAPPTHRVGVYLDWAAGTLTFYSISSDTLTPLHTFHSTFTEPLYPGFWVYGSGSSVSLCQLE, from the exons CTTTGACAGTGGAGAGAGCAGGAGCAGACGAAGACTCCTGAAAT ATGTCTGTCGACTCACACTGGACCCCAACACAGTGCACAGACGCCTGTCTCTGTCTAAGGGGAACAGAAAGGCAACATGGGGGTCAGAGGAGCAGCCACAACCTGATCACATAGAGAGATTTGACTGCTATGACCAAGTGCTGTGCAGAGAGGGTCTGACTGGTCTCTGTTACTGGGAGGCTGAGTGGAGTGGGGAGTGGGCTGATATAGGAGTCACATGTAAAGGAATCAGCAGGGAAGGAAGCCATGCTGACTGTCGTCTTGGACGCAATGACAAGTCCTGGAGTTTGAGCTGTGAGGGTTCCAATTGCTCAGCCTGGCACAATAACAATCACACTGACATGCCtgctccccccacacacagagtAGGAGTGTATCTGGACTGGGCAGCCGGCACTCTGACGTTTTACAGCATCtcctctgacacactgaccccCCTGCACACCTTCCACAGCACATTCACTGAGCCCCTCTATCCAGGGTTTTGGGTTTATGGCTCTGGCTCCAGTGTGTCCCTGTGCCAGCTGGAGTAG